The Streptomyces sp. HSG2 genome has a segment encoding these proteins:
- the ectB gene encoding diaminobutyrate--2-oxoglutarate transaminase, protein MTITQPDLSVFETLESEVRSYCRGWPTVFDRAHGSRMYDEDGHEYLDFFAGAGSLNYGHNNPVLKRALIDYLERDGVTHGLDMSTTAKRRFLETFQNLVLRPRDLPYKVMFPGPTGTNAVESALKLARKVKGREAIVSFTNAFHGMSLGSLAVTGNAFKRAGAGIPLVHGTPMPFDNYFDGTVEDFLWFERLLEDQGSGLNKPAAVIVETVQGEGGINVARVEWLRALADLCARQDMLLIVDDIQMGCGRTGAFFSFEEAGITPDIVTVSKSISGYGLPMSLTLFKPELDVWEPGEHNGTFRGNNPAFVTATATLETYWADGSAMEKQTRARGEQVEQHLIAITEENLADVKEYRGRGLVRGLEFHDKERAGKIAKRAFELGLLIETSGPESEVVKLLPALTITPDELDEGLKVLARAVRETA, encoded by the coding sequence GTGACCATCACCCAGCCCGACCTGAGCGTCTTCGAGACCCTGGAGTCCGAGGTGCGCAGCTACTGCCGTGGCTGGCCCACAGTCTTCGACCGCGCACACGGCAGCCGCATGTACGACGAGGACGGCCACGAGTACCTCGACTTCTTCGCGGGAGCCGGGTCCCTCAACTACGGCCACAACAACCCGGTGCTGAAACGGGCGCTGATCGACTACCTGGAGCGGGACGGCGTCACTCACGGTCTGGACATGTCCACGACCGCGAAGCGGCGCTTCCTGGAGACGTTCCAGAACCTCGTCCTGCGCCCCCGCGACCTTCCGTACAAGGTCATGTTCCCCGGCCCGACGGGCACCAACGCCGTGGAGTCCGCGCTGAAGCTGGCGCGCAAGGTCAAGGGGCGCGAGGCCATCGTCTCCTTCACCAACGCCTTCCACGGCATGTCGCTGGGCTCGCTCGCGGTGACCGGCAACGCCTTCAAGCGGGCCGGCGCCGGCATCCCCCTGGTCCACGGCACGCCGATGCCGTTCGACAACTACTTCGACGGCACCGTCGAGGACTTCCTCTGGTTCGAGCGACTCCTGGAGGACCAGGGCTCCGGCCTGAACAAGCCGGCCGCCGTGATCGTCGAGACGGTGCAGGGCGAGGGCGGCATCAACGTGGCCCGGGTCGAGTGGCTGCGGGCCCTGGCCGACCTGTGCGCGCGCCAGGACATGCTGCTCATCGTCGACGACATCCAGATGGGCTGCGGTCGTACCGGGGCGTTCTTCTCCTTCGAGGAGGCCGGCATCACGCCGGACATCGTCACCGTGTCCAAGTCGATCAGCGGCTACGGACTGCCGATGTCGCTGACGCTGTTCAAGCCCGAACTGGACGTCTGGGAGCCGGGCGAGCACAACGGCACCTTCCGCGGCAACAACCCGGCCTTCGTGACCGCCACCGCCACGCTGGAGACCTACTGGGCCGACGGGTCGGCGATGGAGAAGCAGACCCGCGCACGCGGCGAGCAGGTCGAGCAGCACCTGATCGCCATCACCGAGGAGAATCTCGCCGACGTCAAGGAGTACCGGGGTCGCGGTCTCGTCCGCGGCTTGGAGTTCCACGACAAGGAGCGCGCCGGGAAGATCGCCAAGCGCGCGTTCGAGCTGGGGCTCCTGATCGAGACCTCGGGTCCGGAGAGCGAGGTCGTCAAGCTGCTCCCGGCCCTGACCATCACCCCCGACGAGCTGGACGAGGGCCTCAAGGTCCTCGCCCGCGCCGTGCGCGAGACCGCCTGA
- the ectA gene encoding diaminobutyrate acetyltransferase has protein sequence MTAAQADLQIDRPKVADGAALWRIARDSKTLDLNSSYSYLLWCRDFAATSAVARDERGAPVGFMTGYLRPERPDTLLVWQVAVDEAYRGRGLAASLLDGLVARVAAGRAPLTVETTISPGNAPSERLFTAFAERHDAPLEREVLFDTGLFPDAPHDPEVLYRIGPLRRVA, from the coding sequence ATGACTGCCGCGCAAGCAGACCTACAAATCGATCGTCCGAAGGTGGCGGACGGCGCCGCGCTGTGGCGGATAGCCAGGGATTCCAAGACCCTCGACCTCAACTCGTCCTACAGCTACCTGCTGTGGTGCCGGGACTTCGCCGCCACGTCGGCGGTGGCCCGTGACGAGCGGGGCGCGCCGGTGGGATTCATGACCGGCTACCTCCGCCCGGAGCGGCCGGACACCTTGCTCGTGTGGCAGGTCGCGGTGGACGAGGCGTACCGTGGGCGTGGGCTCGCGGCCTCCCTGCTCGACGGACTCGTCGCCCGCGTCGCCGCCGGCCGGGCGCCGCTGACGGTGGAGACCACCATCTCTCCCGGCAACGCCCCGTCCGAACGACTCTTCACCGCCTTCGCCGAGCGTCACGACGCCCCCCTGGAGCGCGAGGTGCTCTTCGACACCGGTCTTTTCCCCGACGCCCCGCACGACCCCGAGGTGCTGTACCGCATCGGCCCGCTGCGCCGCGTCGCCTGA